DNA from Arthrobacter sp. FW305-BF8:
TTTACGAGGCCGAACCCTTCCTGCTTGAGGGCCCGGACGGGCAGAAAACCGAACGCATCCTGATCACCCACAACCGCAACGCCGTGAACTCGATGGTCTCGCTGGTGGACCCGGCCGAGCTGTCCAAGCCGCTGGCCGAACAGCACTGGAGCACCGTCGTCGAGCATTCCGACGACGTCAGGGTCAACGGGGCGGGGGTCACCGCCACCCACCTGGTGGTGTCGATCCGGAAGGACACCATCGAGCGGGTCCAGGTGATGCCCCTGTCCGGGCTGGGCACCGCCGCCCAGCAGGCTCCGGTGGAGCCCGCATTCGATGAGGAGCTGTACACCTCGGGGGTGGGCGGCTCCGACTACGAGGCCCCCGTCATCCGGCTGGGCTACACGTCCTACTTCACCCCGTCGCGGGTGTACGACTTCGTCCTGCCCACGCCGGAGCGGCCGGCCGGCGAACTGCTGCTGCGCAAGGAAAGCCCGGTGCTCGGCGGCTACGACGGCTCCGACTACGTGGCCACCCGGGAGTGGGCCGAGGCCGCCGACGGCACCCGGATCCCCCTGTCGGTGCTGCGGCACAAAGCCGTCAAGCAGGACTCGACGGCGGCCGGGCTGGTTTATGGCTACGGCTCGTATGAGCTGAGCATGGACCCGGGCTTCGGCATCGCCCGGCTTTCCCTGCTGGACCGCGGAGTTGTGTTCGTCATCGCCCACATCCGCGGAGGCGGCGAACTCGGCCGGCACTGGTACGAGGACGGCAAGAAGCTCAGCAAGAAAAACACGTTCACAGACTTCATTGCGGCCACAGACTGGCTGGCGCAGTCCGGCTGGGTGGCACCGGACCGGATCGCCGCACTGGGCGGATCCGCGGGCGGCCTGCTTATGGGCGCGGTGGCCAACCTCGCCCCGGAGAAGTACACCGCCATCGTGGCGCAGGTTCCGTTCGTTGATCCCCTCACCAGCATCCTGGACCCCGAGCTGCCGTTGTCGGCCCTCGAGTGGGAGGAATGGGGCAACCCGATCACCGATCCCGCGGTGTATGAGTACATGAAGTCGTACACGCCGTACGAGAATGTCCGCGAGGTTGCCTACCCGAAGATCGCGGCGGTGACGTCCTTCAACGACACCCGCGTGCTCTACGTGGAGCCGGCCAAGTGGGTGCAGGAACTGCGGAACAAGACCACGGGCAGCGAGCCGATCGTCATGAAGATTGAGATGGACGGTGGCCACGGCGGGGCTTCGGGCCGCTATGTGCAGTGGCGCGAGCGGGCCTGGGATTACGGCTTCATTGCGGACTCGCTAGGGGCCACGGAGCTGCTGCCCGGCGCCGGGCTCAAATAGCCCATCCGTTGCTCCGGAAGTGCCCTTTTGAACCCTGAGAAGGGCATCTTCGGAGCAATGAAGGGGTTTTGTGGGGTTCCCGCCTGCGCTGAGGTGTTTTCAGGAAATAGTAATCCTGCTTACTATTGACGGGCATACGGGCTCGGTGCACCTGTCCGCTGGGGGCGGGGAATCCGACGCCGGAACTGGAGCCTAGCGTGAGCAATGAACAGGGATTGACCCCGCTTTCCGACGACGAACTCAATGCGCAGGCGGGCACCGCCCTGCCGGACAAGGAAGTCGCGTCCGTACTCGACCTCAACGCGGACCTCGACTTGGGCATCAGCGCCGCCGCGCCGATCGACCTCGCCGTGGCGGCCAATGCCAACGTCGCAGCGCCGATTGACGCGGCGGCCTCCGCCAACATCCTGTCCTTTGGGTCGGAGTCGCAGGCCCTCGCCGACCAGGGCGTCATCATCGACCAGGGAATTACGGCGGATGCCACGGCGGACTCCGCGCAGGACAGCACCATCACCCAGGGGTCCGGTGTTGACGGCGGTAATGCTGACGGCGGAAATGTCGACGGCGCGACGCCGGACAGCACCTCGGATGGCGTCATCGACGGCGGCACTCCCGACAGCACCTCGGATGACGTCATCGACGGCGGCACGCTGCCCGATGGCACGGTTCCCGACGGCACCCTTCCGGACGGAACCCTTCCCGACGGCACGGGTGTCGGTGCCCTACCCGTCGATCCGGCCGATGCCCTCGGCGGAGACCTGCTCAACGTCAACGTAGATCTCGCGGCCGACGCCGACATCGCCGCACCCATCAACGGCGCCGTGGCTGCGAACGCCAACGTTGCCGCGCCCATCGACGCGGCAGTTGCAGCCAACATCGGCTCGATCGACAGCGATGCCTTCGCCGTGGCCCAGCAGGACGCCATCATCACGCAGGACATCGACGGCGAGGCAACCGCATCGGCAGATCAGCAGTCCGATCTGCAGCAGTAGTTCCTGAATGAGCGCCAAACACAGCGGGCCGTCCGGAGTGGACGGCCTGCCGGTTTCCCCTACGCCCCCAGCCGGCCCGGTTCCCTCACCGGATCCGGTTCCCTCACCGGGTCCGACGACGGCGGGCGGGTCCCCCACGCGAGGTACCCGCGCCGCCGTCGTACTCAGCCCTGGCACAAGCGGCGACGTGCCGGTGCGGGCGGCGGGGATCCAGCTCATCGGTGAGGCGAAGGGGTCCGGGTACCGGGAGGCCCCTTCGCTGGTCCGCCGAGCCGACGGCCAGACCATCCAGCTCACCCGGCTGCTTTTTCACGTCCTCGAAGCCATCGACGGTGTTCGGGACGTGGATGAGATCGCCGAGGTGGCCAGCCCGCGGTCAGGCCGGCTCATCACCGGAGACAATGTCAGGACGCTGATCGAGGGGCAGCTGCTGCCACTTGGCCTGCTGCAGCTGGCGGACGGGTCGCAGCCGGAAGTCCGCCGAACGGATCCGCTGCTGGGCATGCGATTCCGGTACACCGTCACGGACCCGGAACGCACCCGGAGGCTGACGGCCCCGTTCGCGGTGCTGTTCAATCCCCTGATCGTGGCAGTTGTCGCCGTGGGATTCCTGGCATCGTGCTGGTGGGTCCTGATGGTAAAAGGCCTGGCCTCCGCCACGCACGACGCCTTCGCCAACCCTTGGCTGCTCCTGCTGATTTTCGCCGTCACGGTACTGTCGGCCGGCTTCCACGAATTCGGCCACGCCGCTGCAGCACGCCGCGGCGGTGCTACTCCCGGCGCGATGGGTGCCGGGCTCTACCTCGTCTGGCCAGCCTTCTACACGGATGTCACCGACTCCTACCGGCTGGGGCGTGGTGGCAGGCTGCGGACGGATATGGGCGGCCTGTACTTCAACGCCATCGTCGCGATCGCCACCATGGGTGTCTGGTGGGCGACAGGTTTCGATGCGCTGCTCCTGGTGGTGCTCACGCAGATCCTGCAAATGGTGCGCCAACTCCTTCCTCTGGTCCGCTTCGACGGGTACCACATCCTGGCCGACGCCACAGGCGTGCCCGACCTCTTCCAGCGGATCCGGCCAACTCTGCACGGGCTCCTGCCCTGGCGCTGGGGCAAGCCTGAACCCGAGGCGCAGGCCCTTAAGCCGTGGGCGCGGGCCATCATCACGGTCTGGGTCCTGGTCACCGTCCCCCTGCTGCTGCTCAGCCTGGTGCTCATGGTTGTCTCCTTCCCGCGGCTCCTGGGCACGGCGTGGGCGAGCCTGCAGCATCAGCAAGCCCTTCTGTCCGGAAGCCTTGCGAGTGGAAATGTTGGTGACGGTGCCGTGCGCGTGCTGGCGATTGCCGCCGTCGTCCTTCCCGTGCTGGGCGTGGTGTACATGCTGCTGCGGCTGGCGCGGCAACTCCTCACGGGACTCTGGACCAAAACCCGGGGCAGGCCCCTGCAGCGCGCCACCGCCTTGGCAACGGCGGGCGCCGTCGCCGCCGGGCTGGCGTGGGCGTGGTGGCCAGGGCCCGACAACTACCGCCCGGTGCAGCCCTACGAACGCGGGACCCTCGCCGATGCCACGGCCGCCGTCTATCCGGCCATGGCTGGTCCCGACGGCGCCCTTCACGAGGGCCGGACGGGGCAGACCGTGGCGCTCTGGCCGGACGGAACGGCGCTGCCCACGCGGGAGGAGCCGCAACTCAGCATGGTGCTCGTGCCGAGGCAAGGAGCAGCAACCGCATCCGCTCCGGGCCAAACGGAACGCAACCAGCCCGGCCCGGCCCGAGACCAAAGCCCGGGTACGGCAACCGGTGACGCCGCGCCGCCGTCGTGGGTTTTTCCCTTCGACAAGCCCCCGGCCCCGGAAGAAGACGGCAACCAGGCACTCGCCGTGAACACGACCGACGGCTCCGTTACTTACGACGTCGCGTTCGCGCTGGTGTGGGCCGAGGACGGGCCGGTGGACACCCGCAACGAGGCGTACGCCTTCGCCAGTTGCACGGACTGCGCGGCGGTGGCCGTCGGGTTCCAGGTGGTGCTGATCGTTGGCCAGGCGGATGTGGTGGTCCCCGAGAACCTGTCCGCCGCCGCGAACTACAACTGCCTCCGCTGCCTGACGTACGCCCTGGCCAGCCAGCTGGTACTCACCCTGGACGGGCCGCTCAGCACGGACGGCGTGGCCCGGCTCAATGCGCTGTGGCAGGAGATCGCCGAGTTCGGACGCACCCTGCAGGGCGTTCCCCTGTCCGAGATCGAGGGACGGTTGGGCGCCTACAAGGAACAGCTCATGGAGATCATCCGAACCGATCCAAGCGCCACGCCCCAAACCGGCACGGGCGCGCCGTCGCCGGGATCATCGCCGTCGCCCGGAGCCACTGGCGGGTCTGACCCGGGCTCGGGATCCCAGCCGGGTGCACCGACGCCGGGCCAGCCGGCCGTCCCGTCGCAAGGTGCGCAGTCGGGCGCAGCATCTCCGGGTGCCCCGCCGCCAGAAACGACGGCGGGCCCTGCGGTTCCCGCGCCAGCCTCCACAGGTGCGGCCCCGGACCCCGCAGTTCCCGCACCAGCCCCCACAGGTGCGGCCCCGGACCCGGCGGCTACGGGTCCTGCCAGCGCGGCGCCCGGGTCACCGACGCAGGACGCGGCCGGCCCGTAGACCCCCGGGCGGCGAAATAACGAGCGCGGGCCACGGGGTGCCCGCTGAACGGCGATGTGTCCCAGGCAACATATATTTGAATGATGCTCTCGGCGCTCAAGAAATACCTGCTGCTCCCCAAACTGGTGAAGTTGTCCTCGAACGCGCCAAAGGATCCCGGTGTGGCCTGGGACCAGTACTGGGGGCGGGTGGGAGCCACTGGCGCCCGAGGCGACGTCCTGTGGGATTCCGGCAGTGACCACGAGCTGCAGGCGTATCTGGAGCACCTGACGCGGCAGCTGGACCCCAACATTCCCCTCGTCGATGTCGGGTGCGGCAGCGGCGTCTTCAGCCGCGCGCTTGCCACCTACTTTCCGTACGTTCTGGGGGTGGACGTCTCAGCCAACGCCGTCGCCCGTGCGGCCACCGAATCAGAAGGGCTGGCGCGGGTCTCCTTCGTCGCGGCCGACATGACAAGCGCCGCGGGCACCCGTGCCGTGGCCGACGCCCTGGCCGCAGCCGGATTCTCCGGTGAAGCCAACATCTTCATCCGGGGCGTCTTCCACGTGCTGAAACGGCCTGCCCAGGCAGCGTTGGCCGGGCAGCTGCATACGCTCGTGGGCAAACGCGGCCGCGTGTTCCTGGCCGAGACTAACTTCCGCGGGAATCCCATCGAGTACGTCAGTCATCTTGGTGCGACACCGCACTCCATCCCCGGACCCCTCGAAAAGGCCATCCGCGCCCTGCCCATCCCCGGCCGCTTCGGCGCCGAGCAGCGCCGGCGGGCCTTTCCGGAGGCGCAGTGGGATGTGGTGGAAGACGGTCCGGTCACCATTGAAACCCGGCCCCTCAGGTCCGTTGACCGGCCGGAACAGATTCCGGGCTATTTCGCGGTGCTCCAGGCACGCTGAGGGCGCGAAGGAGCCCGCCGGAGAGCCGGCGGGCAAGACCTGGGGCTACCTGAGCTTCAGCCAGGCGAGGGCGTCGGCCTCGGACGTGAAAAACCTTGTGGGGCACGGGAGCTTGTTGATGCCCAGGAAGAAGTTGGCCATTACCCGGTCTACCGGAGACGAACCGAGCAGCGCGATCCTTGAGGCCTGGCACGGACGGCCGAAGACGGCACGCGCGCCGCGGCTCACATCGGCAGTCGTGGCCATG
Protein-coding regions in this window:
- a CDS encoding S9 family peptidase; this encodes MTHTPLQQPASSSAAAPPRPPVAKRVPAERTHHGDTFLDQYEWLRDKESEEVVAHLKAENAYQEALTAHQEPLREAIFQEIKSRTKETDLSVPNRKDSWWYFSRSVEGKEYGIQCRVRARNTGNPVAEWTPPAVEAGVEIPGEEVLLDGNVEAEGKPFFSVGGTAVTIDGNLYAYAVDNSGDERFTLRIKDLRTGELLPDIIENVFYGVSFSPDGTRIFYTVVDDSWRPYQVKSHVLGTPVTDDEVIYQEDDAAMWLGFELSSDRRHLVLGIGCSEYSETRLLRFDDPAGGLSTVISRNERVLYEAEPFLLEGPDGQKTERILITHNRNAVNSMVSLVDPAELSKPLAEQHWSTVVEHSDDVRVNGAGVTATHLVVSIRKDTIERVQVMPLSGLGTAAQQAPVEPAFDEELYTSGVGGSDYEAPVIRLGYTSYFTPSRVYDFVLPTPERPAGELLLRKESPVLGGYDGSDYVATREWAEAADGTRIPLSVLRHKAVKQDSTAAGLVYGYGSYELSMDPGFGIARLSLLDRGVVFVIAHIRGGGELGRHWYEDGKKLSKKNTFTDFIAATDWLAQSGWVAPDRIAALGGSAGGLLMGAVANLAPEKYTAIVAQVPFVDPLTSILDPELPLSALEWEEWGNPITDPAVYEYMKSYTPYENVREVAYPKIAAVTSFNDTRVLYVEPAKWVQELRNKTTGSEPIVMKIEMDGGHGGASGRYVQWRERAWDYGFIADSLGATELLPGAGLK
- a CDS encoding peptidoglycan-binding protein, producing the protein MSNEQGLTPLSDDELNAQAGTALPDKEVASVLDLNADLDLGISAAAPIDLAVAANANVAAPIDAAASANILSFGSESQALADQGVIIDQGITADATADSAQDSTITQGSGVDGGNADGGNVDGATPDSTSDGVIDGGTPDSTSDDVIDGGTLPDGTVPDGTLPDGTLPDGTGVGALPVDPADALGGDLLNVNVDLAADADIAAPINGAVAANANVAAPIDAAVAANIGSIDSDAFAVAQQDAIITQDIDGEATASADQQSDLQQ
- a CDS encoding class I SAM-dependent methyltransferase, with the protein product MLSALKKYLLLPKLVKLSSNAPKDPGVAWDQYWGRVGATGARGDVLWDSGSDHELQAYLEHLTRQLDPNIPLVDVGCGSGVFSRALATYFPYVLGVDVSANAVARAATESEGLARVSFVAADMTSAAGTRAVADALAAAGFSGEANIFIRGVFHVLKRPAQAALAGQLHTLVGKRGRVFLAETNFRGNPIEYVSHLGATPHSIPGPLEKAIRALPIPGRFGAEQRRRAFPEAQWDVVEDGPVTIETRPLRSVDRPEQIPGYFAVLQAR
- a CDS encoding STAS/SEC14 domain-containing protein — its product is MELDPEYLLRLTWARDASITEADAEAAMERVNLLCGQNRHPMLVDMATTADVSRGARAVFGRPCQASRIALLGSSPVDRVMANFFLGINKLPCPTRFFTSEADALAWLKLR